From the Clarias gariepinus isolate MV-2021 ecotype Netherlands chromosome 3, CGAR_prim_01v2, whole genome shotgun sequence genome, one window contains:
- the zgc:165481 gene encoding E3 ubiquitin-protein ligase RNF182 — translation MSCAQTEPDERPANPSDNTSPSTNANSNTNIKPSVSGSPVPNANADSNPSNTFTTNGPNTSDEMECKICYQRYNIHSRKPKILDCLHRVCARCLNKILDIGDSSGCICCPFCRHETRVSDYEVAALPDDSNIMSFLAVRDKCTSSDHSKEVVLTPKSLSSNDSPYHESSNCLVITIMEVQRDGQHSPSRNGSSDDYGEHSLDSVSMASNGGTMDQDAFTKICNHIPRILVWLLGFFYFGSLPLGIYLLVIQRVTLGIVCVSLVPTSLTVCLVYGFCQCLCQGMCDCSTRS, via the coding sequence ATGAGCTGTGCTCAGACTGAACCAGATGAAAGGCCTGCTAACCCCAGTGACAACACCAGTCCCAGTACAAATGCCAATTCCAACACTAACATTAAGCCCAGCGTCTCTGGAAGTCCTGTACCCAATGCCAATGCAGACTCTAATCCAAGCAATACATTTACAACCAATGGCCCCAACACCAGCGATGAGATGGAGTGCAAGATCTGCTATCAGCGCTATAACATTCACAGCCGCAAACCCAAGATTCTGGACTGCTTGCACCGGGTTTGCGCCCGCTGCCTAAACAAGATCCTGGACATTGGAGACAGCTCGGGCTGCATCTGCTGTCCCTTCTGTCGGCATGAGACGAGAGTTAGTGACTATGAAGTGGCAGCACTACCAGACGACTCGAATATTATGTCTTTCCTAGCGGTCCGGGACAAGTGCACGAGCTCGGACCACAGCAAAGAGGTGGTGCTGACACCCAAGAGTCTATCGTCTAATGACAGTCCATACCACGAATCTTCTAATTGCCTGGTCATTACCATTATGGAGGTCCAGAGAGATGGACAGCATTCACCCAGTCGCAACGGTAGCTCTGATGACTATGGGGAACACAGCCTGGACTCTGTATCAATGGCATCAAATGGTGGGACAATGGACCAGGATGCATTTACTAAGATTTGCAATCACATACCCCGGATTCTTGTGTGGCTACTCGGCTTCTTTTACTTTGGGTCCTTGCCACTAGGCATATACTTACTGGTGATCCAAAGAGTAACTCTGGGTATTGTATGTGTAAGTCTTGTTCCCACCAGCCTTACTGTGTGTTTGGTGTATGGATTCTGTCAGTGCCTTTGCCAAGGCATGTGTGACTGTTCTACCAGAAGCTGA